The following proteins come from a genomic window of Paramicrobacterium humi:
- a CDS encoding AfsR/SARP family transcriptional regulator, which yields MAELAASDPPDIGVLGPVTVHGTAVAGLLPRRLIAALALAGGRSVGADELIDALWGDDAPANSRAALQTLVSRTRSLTGHDAIELTPGRVPPRRDDRSFPRPRRQRLRAG from the coding sequence GTGGCTGAGCTTGCGGCATCCGACCCGCCCGACATCGGCGTGCTCGGCCCCGTCACGGTGCACGGCACGGCCGTCGCAGGGCTTCTCCCCCGCCGGCTGATCGCCGCCCTCGCCCTCGCCGGCGGGCGATCGGTCGGAGCCGACGAGCTCATCGACGCGCTCTGGGGCGACGATGCGCCCGCCAATTCGCGTGCCGCGCTGCAGACGCTCGTCTCCCGCACACGAAGCCTCACGGGCCACGACGCGATCGAGCTCACGCCCGGCCGGGTACCGCCTCGACGTGACGACCGATCTTTCCCGCGCCCGCGCCGCCAGCGACTCCGAGCTGGGTGA
- a CDS encoding CoA-binding protein yields MTETQTTDAATDIVTLQNGLSCELPADSPLAKLLKSQRTWVGPDAKQRLAILRAAKSVAIIGASANPARASYFVGTYLQQSSDFRLYFVNPRADEILGEKAYPDLASLPEKPDIAVAFRKPSDIPQVVDEVVAAGIETIWVQLGIWNEEAAYDAEAKGLTVVMDRCIKVEHARFHGKLNLFGFDTGVISAKKGLR; encoded by the coding sequence ATGACCGAGACTCAGACGACGGATGCCGCAACCGACATCGTCACCCTTCAGAACGGCCTCAGCTGCGAGCTGCCGGCCGACTCGCCGCTCGCGAAGCTGCTGAAGTCGCAGCGCACGTGGGTCGGCCCCGACGCGAAGCAGCGTCTCGCGATCCTGCGCGCCGCGAAGTCCGTCGCGATCATCGGCGCCTCGGCGAACCCCGCGCGCGCAAGTTACTTCGTCGGCACCTACCTGCAGCAGTCGAGCGACTTCCGGCTGTACTTCGTCAATCCGCGCGCCGACGAGATCCTCGGCGAGAAGGCGTACCCCGACCTCGCCTCGCTGCCCGAGAAGCCGGACATCGCCGTGGCGTTCCGCAAGCCGAGCGACATCCCGCAGGTCGTCGACGAGGTCGTCGCCGCTGGAATCGAGACGATCTGGGTGCAGCTCGGGATCTGGAACGAGGAGGCAGCGTACGACGCCGAGGCGAAGGGCCTCACCGTCGTCATGGACCGCTGCATCAAGGTCGAGCACGCACGCTTCCACGGCAAGCTCAACTTGTTCGGCTTCGACACGGGCGTCATCAGCGCCAAGAAGGGGCTGCGCTAA
- a CDS encoding class I SAM-dependent methyltransferase → MSEFDWDGYYAAMRGRSPRPNLLLALKAWGDRPPGNAIDLGAGDGVDSRALAEAGWRVTALDGEPRIAQELRDVSGVEIVVRRFEQLDELAASDLVFSGFALPFCPPEHFEALWQKIRASLRPGGLLAVELFGVNDEWAGRASMTFHSRAQVERMLDGLEIVHLEEAERDGRSFDGPKHWHVFHVVARRPDGTDAA, encoded by the coding sequence GTGAGCGAGTTCGACTGGGACGGCTACTACGCCGCGATGCGCGGGCGTTCGCCGCGCCCGAACCTGCTGCTCGCCCTCAAAGCGTGGGGCGATCGGCCACCGGGCAACGCGATCGACCTTGGCGCCGGCGACGGTGTGGATTCACGCGCGCTCGCGGAGGCGGGCTGGCGAGTCACCGCGCTAGACGGCGAGCCGCGCATCGCGCAGGAGCTGCGCGACGTGTCGGGCGTCGAGATCGTCGTGCGTCGTTTCGAGCAGCTTGACGAGCTGGCGGCATCCGACCTGGTCTTCTCGGGTTTCGCCCTGCCGTTCTGCCCACCCGAGCACTTCGAGGCGCTGTGGCAGAAGATCCGCGCGAGCCTGCGGCCGGGTGGCCTGCTCGCCGTTGAGCTGTTCGGCGTGAACGACGAGTGGGCGGGCCGTGCGAGCATGACCTTCCACTCGCGCGCGCAAGTCGAGCGGATGCTGGACGGCCTCGAGATCGTGCACCTCGAGGAGGCCGAGCGCGACGGTCGTTCGTTCGACGGACCGAAGCACTGGCACGTCTTCCACGTAGTCGCGCGCCGGCCCGACGGGACGGATGCCGCTTAG
- a CDS encoding O-acetylhomoserine aminocarboxypropyltransferase/cysteine synthase family protein, giving the protein MADREYGFRTRAIHAGNIPDPETGARALPIYQSTAFVFDDAADAAARFALQKYGNIYARLANPTVASLEERVASLEGGLGAVATASGLSAQYITFASLVGAGDHIVASSSLYGGSITQLDVTLRRFGVETTFVHSTDPADYAAAITDKTKAIFAETIANPSGEIADIEGLADVAHAHEIPLIIDSTISTPFLNRPIEWGADIVTHSATKFLGGHGTTMGGIVVESGRFEFGREKFPLFHEPVHTYGDVQWAGNFGEYAFLTRLRAEQLRDIGPALSAQSAAQLAQGIETLPFRMTAHVENARAVAEWLEADDRIESVHWAGLPSHPHYERAQKYLPLGPSSVFSFVVKGGRAVGQKLIESVNLASHVANIGDTKTLIIHPGSTTHAQLSEQQLEDAGVQSGLIRLSVGIEDVDDIIYDLDQALESAVEEAAA; this is encoded by the coding sequence ATGGCAGATCGCGAGTACGGCTTCCGCACGCGGGCAATCCACGCCGGCAACATCCCCGACCCGGAGACGGGCGCCCGAGCGCTGCCCATCTACCAGTCGACGGCGTTCGTCTTCGATGACGCCGCGGACGCCGCCGCTCGCTTCGCGCTGCAGAAGTACGGCAACATCTACGCGCGCCTCGCGAACCCGACGGTCGCAAGCCTCGAGGAGCGGGTCGCGAGCCTCGAGGGCGGTCTCGGCGCCGTCGCGACCGCCTCCGGCCTGTCGGCGCAGTACATCACGTTCGCGAGCCTCGTGGGGGCGGGCGACCACATCGTCGCCTCGTCCAGCCTGTACGGCGGCTCGATCACCCAGCTCGACGTAACGCTGCGTCGCTTCGGCGTGGAGACGACATTCGTGCACTCCACCGATCCCGCCGACTACGCCGCCGCGATCACCGACAAGACCAAGGCGATCTTCGCCGAGACGATCGCGAACCCGTCGGGTGAGATCGCCGACATCGAGGGACTCGCCGACGTCGCGCACGCCCACGAGATCCCGCTCATCATCGACTCGACGATCTCCACGCCGTTCCTCAACCGGCCAATCGAGTGGGGCGCCGACATCGTCACGCACTCGGCGACGAAGTTCCTCGGCGGGCACGGCACCACGATGGGCGGCATCGTCGTCGAGTCGGGCCGCTTCGAGTTCGGCCGCGAGAAGTTCCCGCTCTTCCACGAGCCCGTGCACACCTACGGCGACGTGCAGTGGGCAGGCAATTTCGGCGAGTACGCGTTCCTCACCCGGCTGCGCGCCGAGCAGCTGCGCGACATCGGGCCGGCGCTGTCGGCACAGTCCGCGGCGCAGCTCGCGCAAGGCATCGAGACGCTTCCGTTCCGCATGACCGCGCACGTGGAGAACGCTCGCGCCGTCGCTGAGTGGCTCGAGGCCGACGACCGCATCGAGTCGGTGCACTGGGCCGGTCTGCCGAGCCACCCGCACTACGAGCGGGCGCAGAAGTACCTGCCGCTCGGCCCGAGCTCCGTGTTCAGCTTCGTCGTGAAGGGCGGCCGCGCGGTCGGGCAGAAGCTCATCGAGTCGGTGAACCTCGCGAGCCACGTCGCCAACATCGGCGACACGAAGACGCTCATCATCCACCCCGGCTCCACGACGCACGCGCAGCTGAGCGAGCAGCAGCTCGAGGACGCGGGTGTGCAGTCGGGCCTCATCCGGCTCAGCGTCGGCATCGAAGACGTCGACGACATCATCTACGACCTCGACCAGGCGCTCGAGTCGGCCGTGGAGGAGGCAGCAGCATGA
- a CDS encoding type II toxin-antitoxin system VapC family toxin, with translation MTFGRLATTSGSEMAHYLDTSALVKLIVSERESAALRSWLTQDEREPVTSDLARTELMRAVRRIAPDLAVRARQVIDAMHVLSLTTETYDSAARLDPPILRTLDALHLASALEIGSDLDAMIVYDERLSQAAHGYGIPTLAPS, from the coding sequence ATGACCTTCGGGCGGCTCGCGACGACGAGCGGTTCTGAGATGGCCCACTACCTGGACACCTCGGCACTGGTGAAGCTCATCGTTTCTGAACGCGAATCCGCGGCCCTGCGCTCCTGGCTTACCCAAGACGAGCGTGAACCCGTCACCTCAGATCTCGCACGCACGGAGCTGATGCGGGCGGTCCGCCGAATCGCGCCTGACCTCGCCGTCAGGGCGCGTCAGGTTATCGATGCCATGCACGTGCTTTCCCTCACAACCGAGACGTACGACTCCGCTGCGCGTCTGGACCCGCCAATTCTTCGTACGCTCGATGCTCTCCACCTGGCATCCGCTCTCGAGATCGGATCCGACCTTGACGCCATGATCGTGTACGACGAGCGCCTGAGCCAGGCCGCGCACGGGTACGGCATCCCCACCCTCGCACCCTCCTGA
- a CDS encoding type II toxin-antitoxin system Phd/YefM family antitoxin, with protein sequence MNQVGIRALKQNASAVVASAASGQTVTITDRGRAVAQLSPIPSSSFERLRSSGRLRPARRRIDDLPLPAEGNLSDDLRAARDDERF encoded by the coding sequence ATGAACCAAGTAGGAATCCGGGCTCTCAAGCAGAACGCGTCAGCGGTCGTCGCGTCCGCGGCTTCCGGCCAGACGGTGACGATCACGGATCGCGGCCGCGCTGTCGCCCAGCTCTCGCCCATACCATCGAGCTCTTTCGAAAGACTACGGTCCTCGGGGCGCCTCCGCCCAGCGCGTCGACGCATTGACGACCTGCCTCTCCCAGCGGAGGGCAACCTGAGCGATGACCTTCGGGCGGCTCGCGACGACGAGCGGTTCTGA
- a CDS encoding cyclodeaminase/cyclohydrolase family protein gives MADRTVITTHVSTVDEWTRALAESIGSPGGGAGAGVMLAIGASLTSMVAGYTDASDDPQLKGVLSRARERRSVALQLADDDASASAAFGAAFRLDKGAERDKAIAEASVEAAQASAALGEYAIDAVDDLVWLAEHGNPALIADVVVAFGALRAAITGARTNVSFDLASVTSSGVSFEEVREQHPQLWDTITRLNDAIDRIDSVTTAVDHRAAPTDVA, from the coding sequence ATGGCCGACCGCACCGTGATCACTACCCATGTCTCCACCGTCGACGAGTGGACGCGCGCGCTCGCGGAATCCATCGGGTCGCCCGGCGGCGGCGCGGGAGCGGGGGTCATGCTCGCGATCGGGGCCTCGTTGACCTCGATGGTCGCCGGCTACACGGACGCGAGCGACGATCCACAGCTCAAGGGGGTTCTCTCTCGAGCGCGCGAGCGGAGATCCGTCGCGCTCCAGCTCGCCGACGACGACGCGTCGGCGTCCGCCGCGTTCGGCGCTGCGTTCCGACTCGATAAGGGAGCGGAGCGCGACAAGGCCATCGCCGAAGCGTCTGTCGAGGCGGCGCAGGCATCCGCAGCGCTCGGCGAGTACGCGATCGATGCCGTCGACGACCTGGTCTGGCTCGCGGAGCACGGCAATCCGGCACTGATCGCCGACGTCGTCGTCGCGTTCGGCGCCCTCCGCGCGGCGATCACCGGTGCCCGCACGAACGTCAGCTTCGACCTGGCCTCCGTCACTTCCTCGGGCGTCTCCTTCGAGGAGGTTCGGGAGCAGCATCCGCAGCTGTGGGACACGATCACGCGCCTGAACGACGCGATCGACCGCATCGACTCCGTCACGACCGCGGTCGATCATCGTGCGGCCCCGACGGACGTCGCGTAG
- a CDS encoding CynX/NimT family MFS transporter yields the protein MPQDDREPQSVSVSRPRSAANRLRPGFIVIGILLVAANLRASITAVGPVLDQASADAGLSVFEASMLISVPLFAFAAFSPIAPFAARRFGLERTIGGSLVLLAAGIVLRSVPGDVPLWIGTVGLGAAIAAINVLLPSLLKRDFPREIGRLTGVYSAVQTAFAAASAGLAVPIAGLANEGWRLAYGIWAGLAIIALAVFAPQMRRHSPPTDELPVITGRTSVPHVSPWRRALAWQVTVFMGLQSTIFYVVITWVPAIEHSVGIDAFTAGWHQSVFQVCGIAGTLTCAALLQKWNRDQRIIVSVYSLCSAAGLAGILLAPSGMLLWLGLIGIAQGGLIVLALALFGLRTSNHLVAASLSGMAQSVGYLLAAIGPILIGTLHDATGAWELPLVVLLGVVVAQCIMGYLACRDRVIR from the coding sequence ATGCCGCAAGACGACCGTGAACCCCAGAGCGTGTCGGTTTCGCGACCCCGGAGCGCGGCGAACCGGCTTCGTCCGGGCTTCATCGTCATCGGCATCCTGCTCGTCGCCGCCAACCTGCGCGCCTCGATCACGGCGGTAGGCCCCGTCCTGGACCAAGCCAGCGCCGACGCCGGGCTTTCCGTGTTCGAAGCGTCGATGCTCATCAGCGTGCCGCTGTTCGCGTTCGCGGCCTTCTCTCCCATCGCACCGTTTGCAGCGCGACGGTTCGGGCTCGAACGCACCATCGGCGGCTCACTCGTGCTGCTGGCCGCGGGCATCGTGCTGCGGTCCGTTCCCGGCGATGTTCCGCTGTGGATCGGCACGGTCGGTCTCGGGGCCGCGATCGCCGCGATAAACGTGCTGCTGCCTTCGCTGCTCAAGCGGGACTTCCCGCGCGAGATCGGGCGGCTGACGGGCGTGTACTCGGCCGTGCAGACGGCTTTCGCGGCAGCATCCGCCGGTCTCGCCGTGCCGATCGCGGGTCTCGCGAACGAAGGCTGGCGCCTCGCGTACGGCATCTGGGCCGGACTCGCGATCATCGCGCTCGCGGTGTTCGCACCGCAAATGCGTCGGCACAGCCCGCCGACGGACGAGCTGCCGGTCATCACCGGTCGCACGAGCGTCCCGCACGTATCGCCGTGGCGCCGGGCTCTCGCCTGGCAGGTGACCGTATTCATGGGGCTGCAGTCCACGATCTTCTACGTCGTCATCACCTGGGTGCCCGCCATCGAGCACTCCGTCGGCATCGACGCGTTCACGGCGGGCTGGCACCAGAGCGTGTTCCAGGTGTGCGGAATCGCCGGCACCCTCACGTGCGCGGCCCTGCTGCAGAAGTGGAACCGCGACCAGCGCATCATCGTGAGCGTGTACTCGCTGTGCTCGGCCGCCGGTTTGGCCGGCATCCTGCTCGCCCCCTCGGGGATGCTGCTGTGGCTCGGTCTCATCGGCATCGCACAAGGCGGGCTCATCGTGCTCGCTCTCGCCCTGTTCGGGCTGCGCACCTCGAACCACCTGGTCGCGGCGTCGCTGTCGGGGATGGCGCAGTCCGTGGGCTACCTGCTCGCGGCGATCGGACCGATCCTCATCGGCACGCTCCAC